From one Cucurbita pepo subsp. pepo cultivar mu-cu-16 chromosome LG17, ASM280686v2, whole genome shotgun sequence genomic stretch:
- the LOC111778333 gene encoding uncharacterized protein LOC111778333 isoform X1, producing the protein MSREMLFIDPPIEKAKTFLKAMECKGEETKPNSSITKLPLFSIPHRAMDSPERSGTLTPPIYAAVSVPFRWEEEPGKPRFSNVTTTTNTDTDTVTSPCLELPPRLLLMEKVARSEGSSFRMMGSDEMSSLFMKRRGWFGSWRRSKRDEVFPSLEWEVEASRLRRNGSFSSLIRTQIRPHFWLLVL; encoded by the exons ATGAGCCGAGAGATGCTCTTCATTGACCCTCCCATTGAAAAAGCCAAGACATTCCTCAAGGCTATGGAGTGCAAAGGAGAGGAAACAAAGCCAAATTCTTCAATTACAAAGCTACCTCTCTTTTCAATCCCACACCGAGCAATGGACTCGCCCGAGCGCTCGGGGACGTTAACTCCGCCAATCTACGCCGCCGTCTCGGTCCCGTTTCGGTGGGAAGAAGAGCCCGGCAAGCCTAGGTTTAGTAAtgtcaccaccaccaccaacacCGACACCGACACCGTCACGTCTCCGTGCCTAGAGCTACCTCCAAGGCTTTTGTTAATGGAGAAAGTGGCAAGATCTGAGGGCTCTTCCTTTAGAATGATGGGGTCTGATGAGATGAGTTCTTTGTTCATGAAGAGAAGAGGTTGGTTTGGTTCATGGAGAAGAAGCAAAAGAGATGAAGTGTTTCCTTCCTTGGAATGGGAAGTGGAAGCTTCAAGGCTTAGAAGAAATGGGAGCTTTTCAAGCCTTATAAGAACACAAATTAGGCCTCATTTTTGG CTTTTGGTGTTATAG
- the LOC111778333 gene encoding uncharacterized protein LOC111778333 isoform X2: protein MSREMLFIDPPIEKAKTFLKAMECKGEETKPNSSITKLPLFSIPHRAMDSPERSGTLTPPIYAAVSVPFRWEEEPGKPRFSNVTTTTNTDTDTVTSPCLELPPRLLLMEKVARSEGSSFRMMGSDEMSSLFMKRRGWFGSWRRSKRDEVFPSLEWEVEASRLRRNGSFSSLIRTQIRPHFWVSVCEGLKHVVPSWRGKRLKKDV from the exons ATGAGCCGAGAGATGCTCTTCATTGACCCTCCCATTGAAAAAGCCAAGACATTCCTCAAGGCTATGGAGTGCAAAGGAGAGGAAACAAAGCCAAATTCTTCAATTACAAAGCTACCTCTCTTTTCAATCCCACACCGAGCAATGGACTCGCCCGAGCGCTCGGGGACGTTAACTCCGCCAATCTACGCCGCCGTCTCGGTCCCGTTTCGGTGGGAAGAAGAGCCCGGCAAGCCTAGGTTTAGTAAtgtcaccaccaccaccaacacCGACACCGACACCGTCACGTCTCCGTGCCTAGAGCTACCTCCAAGGCTTTTGTTAATGGAGAAAGTGGCAAGATCTGAGGGCTCTTCCTTTAGAATGATGGGGTCTGATGAGATGAGTTCTTTGTTCATGAAGAGAAGAGGTTGGTTTGGTTCATGGAGAAGAAGCAAAAGAGATGAAGTGTTTCCTTCCTTGGAATGGGAAGTGGAAGCTTCAAGGCTTAGAAGAAATGGGAGCTTTTCAAGCCTTATAAGAACACAAATTAGGCCTCATTTTTGG GTAAGTGTTTGTGAAGGTTTGAAGCATGTGGTTCCATCGTGGAGAGGCAAAAGGCTAAAGAAAGACGTTTAG